In the Topomyia yanbarensis strain Yona2022 chromosome 3, ASM3024719v1, whole genome shotgun sequence genome, one interval contains:
- the LOC131690410 gene encoding possible lysine-specific histone demethylase 1: protein MSTITNTAAASGAVSINATSSLQDIETVTIISDDSDIEMTEITPKTKARPGLGSNQIDSKDGDETEGRRISRRKKPKVEYSDTKSVNSTDNSNIEKKQELKIESKVKKREPETTVKDEKGEVEPNPHREILTGLEGAAFQSRLPFEKMTASEAVCFPEITKHGLVAQRVFLNVRNRILQMWIENPTMQLIIENTLKNMEQPFDSDPNLVRKVHAFLERHGFINFGIFKRLKPLPSKKLAKVIVIGAGISGLSAAQQLQQFGFDVIVLEARDRVGGRIATFRKNSYTADLGAMVVTGIWGNPITILSKQTGMEMCPIKTACPLYGAGGKPVPKHKDDMVEREFNRLLEATSYLSHQLDFNYAGNHPVSLGQALEWIIKLQEKHVKEKQVHHLNNIINWQQKLIDNQQAIKDTMDRIRDLRDKHKVLLETKPPKPVEIDTKYIDHEFNIRVTAREEQLAWKEIERLRTSQEEIEAKLKDLENEQVSEVYLSSKDRQILDWHFANLEFANATPLSNLSLKHWDQDDDFEFIGNHTTVRNGYSCVPIALTEGLDVRVNTAVKRIKYFPGGVEVTADLKSNNSTVHYKADLVLCTLTLGVLKVAISKPSTQTNTVRFEPPLPEWKQSAIQRLGFGNLNKVVLCFDRIFWDPNTNLFGHVGSTTASRGELFLFWNISQSPVLLALVAGQSAAIMENVSDDVIVGRCIAVLKSIFGNSAVPQPKETVVTRWRADPWARGSYSFVSVGSSGSDYDLLAAPVTPRSSVETNTAGINGSSHCGNGNNDDDDSKADIPRLFFAGEHTIRNYPATVHGALLSGLREAGRIADYYLGFPNTYPDAPKEEPKK from the exons ATGAGTACAATAACAAATACGGCAGCTGCTAGCGGGGCAGTTTCAATTAATGCTACAAGTTCCCTGCAAGACATAGAAACAGTCACAATTATTAGTGATGATTCTGACATCGAGATGACTGAGATAACCCCTAAGACCAAGGCACGTCCAGGTCTGGGATCAAATCAAATTGACAGTAAAGATGGTGATGAAACTGAAGGACGGCGAATCAGTCGAAGGAAGAAACCTAAAGTTGAGTATTCCGATACTAAATCTGTAAACTCGACAGACAATtccaatatcgagaaaaaacaGGAGTTGAAAATAGAATCGAAGGTTAAAAAACGGGAACCAGAAACAACGGTCAAAGATGAAAAAGGGGAAGTTGAACCAAATCCTCATCGAGAGATTTTGACCGGTCTTGAAGGTGCTGCTTTCCAATCGCGGCTaccatttgaaaaaatgacAGCCTCGGAAGCAGTATGCTTTCCGGAAATTACTAAACATGGGTTAGTAGCACAGCGGGTGTTCCTTAACGTCCGCAATCGTATTTTGCAAATGTGGATTGAGAATCCCACGATGCAATTAATCATAGAGAATACGCTGAAAAACATGGAGCAACCTTTCGATAGCGACCCAAACCTTGTAAGAAAAGTGCATGCGTTTCTGGAACGGCATGGATTTATCAATTTCGGAATTTTCAAACGTTTGAAACCTTTACCTAGTAAAAAATTGGCTAAAGTAATAGTCATTGGGGCCGGGATATCTGGATTGTCCGCTGCTCAACAACTGCAACAGTTTGGATTTGACGTAATCGTGTTAGAAGCAAGAGATCGAGTAGGCGGTCGAATAGCAACCTTTCGTAAAAACTCGTATACTGCCGACCTGGGAGCTATGGTTGTAACTGGTATTTGGGGTAACCCAATTACAATTCTTAGCAAACAAACCGGAATGGAAATGTGTCCCATTAAGACTGCATGTCCTTTATATGGGGCAGGCGGTAAACCAGTTCCTAAACACAAAGATGATATGGTTGAGCGCGAGTTCAATCGCCTGTTGGAAGCTACGAGCTATCTTTCTCACCAACTGGATTTCAACTACGCAGGAAACCATCCAGTCTCTTTAGGACAAGCTCTCGAGTGGATTATAAAGTTGCAGGAGAAACACGTAAAAGAGAAGCAGGTTCATCACCTTAACAATATTATAAACTGGCAGCAGAAGCTTATTGACAACCAGCAAGCTATCAAGGATACGATGGATCGAATCCGGGATCTACGTGATAAGCACAAGGTGTTGCTAGAGACAAAACCTCCTAAACCGGTTGAGATCGACACAAAATATATAGATCATGAGTTTAACATCAGAGTAACAGCGCGCGAAGAACAACTGGCTTGGAAGGAAATTGAACGTTTACGAACTAGTCAGGAAGAGATCGAAGCAAAATTAAAAGATTTGGAAAATGAACAGGTTAGCGAAGTATATCTTTCATCCAAGGACAGGCAGATTCTGGATTGGCATTTTGCGAACTTAGAATTCGCCAATGCAACCCCACTCAGCAATCTTTCACTTAAGCACTGGGATCAAGATGATGATTTTGAGTTTATTGGAAACCATACAACGGTAAGAAATGGCTATTCTTGCGTTCCCATAGCTCTCACCGAAGGCCTGGATGTACGGGTTAACACAGCTGTGAAGCGAATTAAATATTTTCCCGGTGGTGTTGAGGTGACGGCCGATCTCAAATCAAACAATTCCACCGTCCACTACAAAGCGGACTTAGTACTATGTACGCTGACGCTGGGCGTCCTCAAAGTGGCCATCTCCAAGCCATCAACTCAGACGAACACTGTTCGCTTTGAACCCCCACTTCCTGAATGGAAGCAATCTGCAATCCAACGCCTTGGTTTCGGCAATCTCAATAAGGTAGTCCTGTGTTTCGATAGAATATTTTGGGATCCGAATACTAATCTGTTTGGACACGTTGGGAGCACTACTGCCAGTCGAGGCGAGTTGTTCTTGTTCTGGAACATTTCCCAATCGCCGGTTCTGTTAGCGCTGGTCGCCGGTCAATCTGCTGCCATAATGGAAAACGTTTCCGATGATGTCATTGTTG gacGATGTATAGCGGTACTAAAAAGTATTTTCGGCAACTCAGCTGTCCCTCAACCGAAAGAAACAGTTGTTACACGGTGGCGGGCAGATCCCTGGGCCCGTGGTTCATATAGCTTCGTTTCGGTTGGATCATCAGGTAGTGATTACGATCTATTAGCCGCACCAGTGACACCCCGATCTAGTGTCGAAACAAACACAGCAGGCATCAATGGGTCTTCCCATTGTGGTAATGGGAACAACGATGACGACGACAGTAAAGCAGACATTCCACGGTTGTTTTTTGCCGGTGAACATACGATACGCAATTACCCTGCCACAGTACATGGGGCTTTACTAAGTGGCCTGAGAGAAGCTGGTCGGATAGCAGACTACTATTTGGGTTTCCCGAACACGTACCCTGACGCACCGAAAGAAGAACCGAAGAAATAA